The following proteins are encoded in a genomic region of Cherax quadricarinatus isolate ZL_2023a chromosome 5, ASM3850222v1, whole genome shotgun sequence:
- the LOC138855022 gene encoding uncharacterized protein, whose translation MECHPLTVFILCGILWTFNPVSCLPSQSDHSITTVLQNSPPRDYHSIIAALLGSSPVGTSRITTTLPVSASENETDRSDSYSSGLEMDNQKVMQKVRQEKKCIFLNITENSLGLQMVKEVNDKSLTFFIRPKLSFKKLEFRLKLRSLLEIFETRETINIHNSDLVLSKLKPWIRIDVEYYRKSSMGPNLHALNVTVGNTSHSLQTQYRRFFYNYKSFVISAEGGAHVLFNCLPRDLQEIPPRVLSFSRVWLMAGLFITTATLLVVLFFIWLSLWCRKRSQISKTHLSSPVYEEFDEEVLKKIRQKVETLRSGKSQSDLRYSGVVSNKPGRENTYVTGVTLLQGSEKQKEENEIHVYQNVYAVRPTPAARLIKETSRVEAQYHNLTLLSNTCREVPDECSHADDSHEEVEETHENQASIFISPGEEVVDKRLTEETPSEAACCESEVSLAVI comes from the exons ATGGAATGTCATCCGTTGACGGTTTTCATCTTGTGTGGAATATTGTGGACTTTCAATCCCGTGAGCTGCTTACCATCACAGTCTGATCACAGCATCACTACTGTCCTGCAAAACTCTCCTCCAAGGGATTATCATAGTATCATTGCTGCCTTGCTAGGCTCTTCTCCAGTTGGTACTTCTAGAATCACTACGACCCTCCCAGTGTCTGCGTCAGAAAATGAAACTGACCGTTCTGACAGTTACTCATCCGGTCTAGAAATGGATAATCAGAAGGTGATGCAAAAAGTGAGGCAAGAGAAAAAATGCATATTTCTGAACATTACGGAAAACAGTTTAGGTTTGCAGATGGTCAAAGAAGTTAATGACAAGTCTCTCACCTTCTTTATCCGCCCCAAGTTGTCTTTCAAGAAGCTGGAGTTCAGACTAAAATTAAGAAGTCTACTAGAAATCTTCGAGACTAGGGAGACAATAAACATCCACAATTCTGACTTGGTACTCTCCAAATTGAAGCCATGGATTCGCATTGACGTGGAGTACTATAGGAAATCGTCCATGGGGCCTAACTTGCATGCCCTGAATGTAACTGTCGGCAATACATCACACTCATTGCAGACGCAGTACAGACGGTTCTTCTACAACTACAAAAGCTTCGTCATCTCTGCAGAGGGAGGGGCTCATGTCCTCTTCAACTGCCTGCCGAGAGATCTTCAGGAGATTCCTCCCCGAGTTTTGTCGTTCAGCCGAGTGTGGCTAATGGCTGGGCTCTTTATAACTACAGCGACCCTGCTGGTGGTACTCTTCTTTATCTGGCTGTCTCTCTGGTGCCGCAAAAGAAGCCAGATTTCAAAAACACATCTGTCATCCCCG GTTTACGAAGAATTTGACGAAGAGGTTTTGAAGAAGATTCGCCAGAAAGTCGAAACTCTGCGAAGTGGCAAATCTCAGAGCGACCTGAGGTACTCAGGAGTCGTATCCAATAAGCCAGGTAGGGAGAACACTTACGTGACGGGAGTCACACTCCTGCAAGGAAGCGAAAAGCAGAAGGAAGAGAACGAAATACATGTGTATCAGAACGTGTACGCTGTGAGACCCACTCCTGCAGCTAGGCTCATCAAGGAGACCTCGAGGGTTGAGGCACAATACCACAACCTGACCTTGCTCTCCAACACCTGCAGGGAAGTGCCAGATGAGTGTTCTCATGCGGACGACTCACATGAAGAAGTGGAGGAGACACACGAGAATCAAGCAAGCATCTTTATCTCACCAGGAGAGGAGGTTGTCGACAAGCGTCTGACTGAGGAAACCCCCAGTGAAGCAGCATGTTGTGAATCTGAGGTTTCTCTGGCAGTGATCTGA